One window from the genome of Acidihalobacter ferrooxydans encodes:
- a CDS encoding rhodanese-like domain-containing protein, whose translation MNTIPFDDYLRRFDYAERLAMKIQLAEMFDLYAEGKAQLIDIRFREEYAAWNLGIGTHIPLNELPDRLGELDRGKTIVPMCPHYDRAEIARLYLTLQGFTSRYLTDGMLGIVNALRGDKARDYMIRLGETR comes from the coding sequence GTGAACACAATACCTTTCGACGACTATCTGCGCCGCTTCGACTACGCGGAGCGGCTCGCCATGAAAATCCAGCTCGCCGAGATGTTCGATCTGTACGCCGAAGGCAAGGCGCAGCTCATCGACATCCGCTTTCGCGAGGAATATGCCGCCTGGAATCTCGGCATCGGCACGCACATCCCGCTCAACGAACTGCCCGACCGCCTCGGAGAACTCGACCGCGGCAAGACCATCGTGCCGATGTGTCCGCATTACGACCGCGCCGAAATTGCGCGTCTCTATCTCACCCTGCAGGGCTTCACTTCGCGCTATCTCACCGACGGCATGCTCGGCATCGTCAATGCCCTGCGCGGCGACAAGGCCCGCGACTACAT